AATCTCAAGATATGGTAAATAAAAACTACTTCGACCATACATCTCCAACTTACGGTTCTCCATTTGATATGATGAAGCAATTTGGAATATCTTATAGAACTGCAGGTGAAAATATTGCAAAAGGTCAAAAAACTCCACAGGAGGTTGTAGCCGCTTGGATGAATTCTGAAGGCCATAGAAAAAATATACTAAATCCTAATTTTACTAACTTAGGTGTTGGTATTGCAAAAGATTCTAATAAAACAACTTATTGGACTCAAATGTTTATAGGTAAATAATCTTAAATTATAAAAAAAGTAGAAATTTAAATATTTATATTTCTACTTTTTTCTTTATCTATACTATAGATTAGCAATATTTTCATTTCTTATATAATTACTATATAATCTATAAAAAATTCGCTTCGCTTGAGCGACGTGTCGACGAAACACTTCATGTCGCCAACGACTTCGTCCGTTGCTTGAGCCACTACGTGGGCGAAGTATTTCAAAATCTTTTTTACGCTCAAAACCAATTTATTGATATTACTTACATTTAGAATTTATCCACATTTTTTAAGTATTATAATATCCTTAAGCGTAAAAAATGTAATCTCTTCATATATTTCTTACATAATTATTACAAACTTGTAATTTGTTTTTTTGAATCAATAATTTATAGTATAATGTAATAGGGATATATTATAGTTTAACTTTTTTATAAGTTGAAAGGAATGAAATTTATGAACAAAAAATTAAATAATTTTAAAAAGAGATTTATAACTTTAAGCCTTACTGCAGTTTTGAGTTTATCAAGTTTAGGGCTTGTATTTGCAGACGGTGCTAGAGTTGTAACTCTAGGTTCAAACTTAACGCAAGCACAAAAAGATACTATGTTAAAATATTTCGGTGTTAACAAAGATGAAGTTGTAATACTTGAGGTTAACAACCAAGAAGAAAGAAAATACTTACAAGGAGTTGCATCTGAAGCTCAACTTGGAAAGAAAACTTATTCTTGTGCTTATGTTGAACCAACAAAATCAGGTAGTGGTATAAATGTCAAAACTGCTAATATAACTTGGGCAACTCCAGCTATGGTTGCAACTACATTATCTACTGCCGGTCTTACTGATGCTGACGTTGTAATTGCTGCCAACTTCCCAGTTTCTGGTACTGGAGCATTAACAGGTATAATGAAAGCATTTGAAGATGCTACTGGTAAGCCTTTAGAGGAAGATAAAAAAGAATTAGCTTCAGAGGAATTAATAACTACTGGAGATTTAGGTGATGATATCGGTCAAGACAAAGCTACAGGAATTGTTAATGATGTAAAGACTGAGATAATAAAAAACAATACTAAAGATACAGTTCAAATAGCTGAAACTATAAATAATGTAGTAAACAACTATAATGTTACTTTAACTGATGAGCAAATGGTAAAACTTGAAGGTTTAATGGAAAAAATATCTAAGCAAGATTATGATTACAGTGAAATGAAAAATGCACTAGAAAGTGTATCTAATGTAGTTAATGAAAACTTATCTGCTATAGGTGAAAATGTAAATACAGGATTATTTGATGGTATAAAGAACTTCTTTACAGGAATAGGGGATTGGTTTAAAGGATTATTTAGTGGAGAAAGTGATGGTTCAAGTATACTTGATAATACTAATGACAGTTTACTTGGAGAAAATGCTCAAATAGATGCTACTGATAAATCAACTATAAACCTTCCATCTAGTGAACAAGTTGAAGGATTCTTCGCTAAAATATGGCATTGGTTTACAGGATTATTTAATAATGATTCTAATAACACTGAGCAAACGGAGATAACTCCAAATGAAGAAAATAATACTACTGAAGAAACAATAAATTCTATAGATGAAAATAGCTCTACTGAGGAAACTCCTCAAGATAGTGCTGATACTCCTGCTTCTAATGAAGGTGATTCATTATTAGATGTGCAAACTCAAGATCAAGGTAGCTTTGAAACTCAAGAACAACAAAGTAATTAATTATTTATATAGTTAATTTAAACAAATAAAAAGACAGATAATTTATTATCTGTTTTTTTGTACTTAATATTCTTACAAAACTATTTATTTTATAACTCTACTTAATAGTATTATTATATTTATAATTAAATATACATATTAAATTAACTTTTTTAAATAATTTAATTCTATACCTAATTTAGATATTATAATTGACATAAATATATATATTAGTTATTATAATTTTGTGCAAAACATATTTTAGGAGGCATTTTTGTGATAGATAAAAGTAAACTTAAACTAGGACTTGATATTAACAAAATACATCATATAATTTCAAGGAAAGTTGATGCTGCTGTAATTAGTTCTATTGATAATAATTTAACTGTTCCTCAAGCCTATGTTATAGATTTTATTTACATGGAAGGCAAAGAAAAAGATATATTCCAAAAAGATTTAGAAAAAGAATTTGATTTGAAACGTTCATCTGTTAGTCTTATGTTGAATAACATGGAAAAAAGCGGCTTAATCCAAAGAGTTCCTGTTGCAGAGGATGCTCGT
The Romboutsia ilealis genome window above contains:
- a CDS encoding DUF1002 domain-containing protein — translated: MNKKLNNFKKRFITLSLTAVLSLSSLGLVFADGARVVTLGSNLTQAQKDTMLKYFGVNKDEVVILEVNNQEERKYLQGVASEAQLGKKTYSCAYVEPTKSGSGINVKTANITWATPAMVATTLSTAGLTDADVVIAANFPVSGTGALTGIMKAFEDATGKPLEEDKKELASEELITTGDLGDDIGQDKATGIVNDVKTEIIKNNTKDTVQIAETINNVVNNYNVTLTDEQMVKLEGLMEKISKQDYDYSEMKNALESVSNVVNENLSAIGENVNTGLFDGIKNFFTGIGDWFKGLFSGESDGSSILDNTNDSLLGENAQIDATDKSTINLPSSEQVEGFFAKIWHWFTGLFNNDSNNTEQTEITPNEENNTTEETINSIDENSSTEETPQDSADTPASNEGDSLLDVQTQDQGSFETQEQQSN
- a CDS encoding MarR family winged helix-turn-helix transcriptional regulator produces the protein MIDKSKLKLGLDINKIHHIISRKVDAAVISSIDNNLTVPQAYVIDFIYMEGKEKDIFQKDLEKEFDLKRSSVSLMLNNMEKSGLIQRVPVAEDARLKKIILTEKAIMLNKNISNAINSIENKLSENITLEEINVFYKVLDKIRNNLG